Proteins from a single region of Sediminitomix flava:
- a CDS encoding NifU family protein yields the protein MAEEFNREKLYDHTITIYTEANPNPNSMKFMLSFMLIKNGDTFDFPDLEAAKISPLATELFEKFDFIERIFYMSNFITITKKEEVVWNEVIPQMKEYLTEYFREKKPVFDESKEVAEDGSEDDTEAIKMIKSVLEEYIKPAVEMDGGAIQFHSFDEESGVVKVLLQGSCSGCPSSTITLKAGIENMLKRMVPTVKEVVAEGV from the coding sequence ATGGCTGAAGAATTCAACAGAGAGAAATTGTACGATCACACGATCACTATATATACTGAAGCAAACCCAAACCCTAACTCTATGAAGTTCATGTTGAGCTTTATGTTGATTAAGAACGGGGATACTTTTGATTTCCCAGATTTGGAAGCTGCTAAAATTTCACCTTTAGCTACCGAATTATTTGAGAAATTCGACTTTATCGAGAGAATTTTCTACATGAGTAACTTCATCACAATCACTAAGAAAGAAGAAGTGGTTTGGAATGAAGTAATTCCTCAAATGAAAGAATACTTGACTGAATACTTCAGAGAGAAAAAACCTGTTTTCGATGAAAGTAAAGAAGTAGCTGAAGACGGTTCAGAAGATGATACTGAAGCGATCAAAATGATCAAAAGTGTATTGGAAGAGTACATTAAGCCTGCAGTGGAAATGGATGGTGGAGCAATCCAATTCCATTCATTTGACGAAGAAAGCGGTGTTGTAAAAGTATTACTTCAAGGTTCTTGTAGCGGATGTCCTTCTTCTACAATTACATTGAAGGCTGGTATCGAGAATATGCTTAAGCGTATGGTTCCTACAGTAAAAGAAGTAGTTGCTGAAGGCGTTTAA
- a CDS encoding sodium:solute symporter: MSYQWVFFLMASYFLLLFFIAHLTTKNTTSSSFFNADNQSPWYLVAFGMIGTTLSGVTFISVPGMVGIDYPAGEGKFAMSYLQMVFGYMIGYFAILTILMPLYYKLDSVSIYSFLEKRFGITSYKTGSFFFLLSRSLQAASKLYVVALVLQSFIFDELNISFFWTVLFTIILIWLYTFKGGLKTVVWTDTLQTTFMLLAAGVTVYMLSVDLGEKGVFEGDWWNKRTDLTQIFFFGEDGRNFYRQLFNGALLAFVMTGLDQDMMQKNLSCRNLKEAQKNMFWFSIVLFFVNILFLGLGAMLYLYAEQYDITVIGDKLYPLIAKEHIGILGASVFVLGIVAASYSSADSALTALTTAFCIDFLGYGRKGSESDDKKLSRKTVHIGFSVLLFLLVLAFKALNNKSAIDLVLKLASYTYGPLLGMFALGIISKINVKDKRVPLVVVAAPALSYVLEQNSVAWFDYRFSYEILVVNALLTMIGMVLIREEK, translated from the coding sequence ATGTCTTATCAGTGGGTATTTTTTTTAATGGCGAGTTATTTCTTACTACTGTTTTTTATAGCTCACCTCACAACTAAAAATACAACAAGTAGCTCTTTTTTTAATGCAGATAATCAAAGCCCATGGTATTTGGTTGCTTTTGGAATGATTGGCACTACGCTTTCTGGAGTCACTTTTATTTCAGTGCCAGGAATGGTTGGTATAGATTATCCTGCAGGAGAGGGCAAGTTTGCTATGAGCTATCTACAGATGGTTTTTGGGTATATGATTGGTTATTTTGCCATTTTAACTATACTCATGCCTCTTTATTATAAGCTAGATTCCGTATCCATATATAGTTTTTTAGAAAAAAGATTCGGAATTACTTCATACAAAACAGGCTCTTTTTTCTTTCTCTTATCTAGAAGTCTTCAAGCGGCGAGTAAGCTTTATGTTGTCGCTTTAGTATTACAATCTTTCATTTTCGATGAACTGAATATTTCATTCTTCTGGACTGTGCTCTTTACGATCATTTTGATATGGCTCTATACATTTAAAGGAGGTTTAAAAACAGTGGTCTGGACAGATACCCTACAAACAACTTTTATGCTTTTGGCAGCAGGAGTGACCGTTTATATGTTAAGTGTCGATTTAGGAGAAAAAGGAGTTTTTGAAGGAGATTGGTGGAATAAAAGAACTGATCTGACTCAAATATTTTTCTTTGGAGAAGATGGGCGAAACTTCTACAGACAACTTTTTAATGGCGCTTTATTAGCTTTTGTAATGACGGGGCTTGATCAAGATATGATGCAGAAAAATTTAAGCTGCCGAAACTTGAAGGAAGCACAAAAGAATATGTTTTGGTTCAGTATCGTATTATTTTTTGTAAATATACTGTTCTTAGGGTTGGGTGCAATGTTATATCTGTATGCCGAGCAGTATGATATCACTGTGATTGGAGACAAGTTATATCCTCTAATTGCAAAAGAACATATTGGTATTCTTGGAGCAAGTGTATTTGTATTGGGAATTGTAGCTGCAAGTTATTCAAGTGCAGATTCTGCTTTGACTGCATTGACAACCGCATTCTGTATTGATTTTCTTGGTTATGGAAGAAAAGGAAGTGAATCAGATGATAAAAAGCTAAGTCGAAAAACGGTGCACATCGGATTCTCAGTTCTTCTATTTTTGTTGGTACTAGCATTTAAAGCATTGAATAATAAATCAGCAATTGATTTGGTCTTGAAATTAGCTAGTTACACGTATGGTCCTCTCTTAGGTATGTTCGCACTTGGAATTATATCCAAGATAAATGTGAAGGATAAACGAGTACCTTTGGTAGTAGTGGCTGCACCGGCATTGAGTTATGTTTTAGAACAAAACTCGGTTGCTTGGTTTGATTACCGATTCAGTTATGAAATATTGGTCGTTAATGCTTTGTTGACCATGATAGGAATGGTATTGATTAGGGAGGAGAAATAA